A genome region from Fervidobacterium changbaicum includes the following:
- a CDS encoding Crp/Fnr family transcriptional regulator: METLEFKDGDKIIEKDKKEPYVYIVKSGKVKVSLGAYETILSEELPDVFGLEALVDEPYTETCIAVGDVKVIRCEKNEFKDIYVKTEVGKEALKSFMRRTAKALGWI; this comes from the coding sequence GTGGAAACTCTTGAATTCAAGGATGGAGATAAGATAATTGAAAAAGACAAGAAAGAACCGTACGTGTACATCGTGAAGTCTGGGAAGGTAAAGGTTTCCTTGGGCGCATATGAGACAATACTTTCCGAGGAACTTCCAGATGTGTTTGGACTTGAAGCCCTGGTTGATGAACCTTATACAGAAACCTGCATTGCCGTTGGTGATGTGAAAGTAATACGCTGCGAAAAAAACGAATTCAAAGACATATACGTAAAAACTGAAGTTGGAAAGGAAGCACTCAAAAGCTTTATGAGAAGAACCGCAAAAGCCTTAGGATGGATATGA
- a CDS encoding 4Fe-4S dicluster domain-containing protein — protein MAKKQYRVEIKYEWCKACGICYHVCPTKTIVQGELNKPAVYDHSTCIGCLMCENLCPDFVINIVEIKEEQKAGVENA, from the coding sequence ATGGCTAAAAAGCAGTACAGAGTTGAGATAAAGTACGAATGGTGTAAGGCTTGTGGGATTTGTTATCATGTGTGTCCCACAAAGACAATTGTTCAGGGTGAGCTTAATAAACCAGCAGTTTACGACCACAGTACGTGCATTGGATGTTTGATGTGTGAGAATCTGTGTCCTGATTTTGTTATAAATATCGTCGAGATCAAAGAAGAACAAAAGGCGGGTGTTGAAAATGCCTAA
- the secA gene encoding preprotein translocase subunit SecA: protein MLKSLKKLFDKNEMEIRKARKLVEQINELEPQVRNMSFLQMQEYVLSKKGTLESLDELDEYLVDIFAFTREVARRTVGMRHFDVQLIGGIVLHKGKIAEMKTGEGKTLVATLPVVLNSLMNRNIHMVTVNDYLAKRDAMWMGPIYLALGLRVGVITTSGKAYEVVWKNPELAQKGLEENYCVWPDDFDGEFLPDEAKVKKAVEAFEVDVIEVSKKGAYRCDVTYGTNSEFGFDYLRDNLVISIEDKVQTGHFYAIVDEVDSILIDEARTPLIISGPSKNNAAVYKQFYQIAKRLEKDKHFKVDEEHRSVILTDEGIDYLERLLGVDNLYDPANVNSIYHIINSLKAIHLFKKDVDYIVHNGQVLIVDEFTGRVLPGRRYSGGLHQAIEAKEGVPIKEESITYATITYQNYFRMYEKLAGMTGTAKTEEEEFKAIYGLDVVVIPTHKPMIRVDRDDLIYRTVEEKYKAIVEEIKKRYEKGQPVLVGTTSIEKSERLSEMLKKEKIPHQVLNAKYHEKEAQIIAQAGQKGMVTIATNMAGRGTDIKLGPGVKELGGLLVIGTERHESRRIDNQLRGRSGRQGDPGESIFFLSLEDDLMRIFGGDRIQKVMDMVKIEPGQPIYHPLLTKLIEQVQKKVEGINFGVRKFLLELDSVLDTQRRAIYGYRDYILQHNVDHFMEEAIENFVESRLEEFCSTPEWNKEGLKDSFAIIKDYVNVDEIIEKYDDREKLKEELINRIKQAYESKKKEFGEEDFEHVAKFIVLRIIDENWRQYLEEVEHVKESVRLRSYGQKDPVLEFKKETYEMFTDMMMRNYELAVSYLLNLRRVDNKAEEESKKELARVSTIHEEFKLIEESKQDKSGNRKPKLKIKRG, encoded by the coding sequence ATGCTCAAAAGCTTGAAAAAGTTGTTTGATAAGAACGAAATGGAAATAAGAAAGGCAAGGAAGTTGGTTGAGCAAATAAACGAGCTCGAACCACAAGTACGGAACATGTCGTTTCTGCAGATGCAAGAATACGTTTTATCAAAGAAGGGGACGTTGGAAAGCTTAGATGAACTGGACGAATATCTGGTTGATATTTTTGCTTTTACAAGAGAAGTAGCGAGAAGAACCGTAGGAATGAGACATTTCGATGTTCAATTAATTGGTGGCATAGTGCTCCACAAAGGAAAAATTGCGGAGATGAAAACTGGAGAAGGCAAGACTTTGGTTGCAACCTTACCTGTTGTATTGAACTCCCTAATGAACAGAAACATCCACATGGTTACGGTGAACGACTACCTTGCCAAAAGGGATGCCATGTGGATGGGACCGATATATCTGGCCCTCGGTCTAAGGGTGGGAGTTATAACAACATCTGGTAAGGCATATGAAGTAGTTTGGAAAAACCCAGAGTTAGCTCAGAAAGGTCTTGAAGAAAATTATTGCGTCTGGCCTGACGATTTCGACGGGGAGTTCTTACCAGACGAAGCAAAAGTCAAAAAGGCCGTCGAAGCGTTCGAAGTAGATGTAATAGAGGTGAGCAAAAAGGGAGCTTACCGGTGCGATGTAACATACGGAACGAATTCGGAATTTGGATTCGATTACCTCAGAGACAACCTGGTTATATCGATAGAAGACAAAGTTCAAACTGGGCACTTTTATGCCATAGTCGACGAGGTCGACAGCATACTAATAGATGAGGCAAGAACACCGCTCATCATCAGTGGTCCATCGAAGAACAATGCAGCGGTTTACAAACAATTCTACCAAATTGCGAAACGTTTAGAGAAAGACAAGCACTTTAAAGTAGATGAAGAACATCGTTCGGTGATTTTAACGGACGAAGGCATAGATTACCTTGAAAGGTTACTTGGCGTTGATAACTTATACGATCCAGCAAACGTTAACAGCATCTATCACATAATAAACTCACTCAAAGCGATTCATTTGTTCAAAAAGGACGTTGATTACATAGTTCACAACGGGCAGGTCTTGATTGTCGACGAATTCACAGGTCGTGTTCTTCCTGGAAGGCGCTACAGTGGAGGATTGCATCAGGCAATAGAGGCAAAGGAAGGCGTTCCAATAAAGGAGGAGAGCATAACATACGCTACGATAACTTATCAGAATTATTTCAGGATGTACGAAAAGCTCGCAGGTATGACCGGAACTGCTAAAACGGAAGAAGAAGAATTCAAAGCAATATATGGGCTTGATGTTGTCGTTATCCCGACTCATAAGCCGATGATAAGGGTAGACAGGGACGATTTAATTTACAGGACCGTCGAAGAAAAATACAAAGCAATTGTTGAGGAGATAAAGAAAAGATACGAGAAAGGGCAACCTGTTCTTGTAGGAACGACGTCCATAGAAAAAAGCGAAAGACTCAGTGAAATGCTCAAAAAAGAGAAAATTCCTCACCAAGTTTTGAATGCAAAGTACCACGAAAAAGAAGCGCAGATTATAGCTCAAGCCGGTCAAAAAGGCATGGTCACAATTGCCACCAATATGGCTGGTAGGGGAACGGACATCAAGCTCGGACCTGGTGTTAAAGAGCTTGGTGGATTGTTGGTTATAGGAACAGAAAGGCACGAGAGCAGAAGGATAGACAACCAACTACGCGGAAGGTCAGGTAGGCAGGGAGACCCTGGGGAGTCGATATTCTTTCTCTCGCTTGAAGATGACTTAATGAGAATCTTCGGTGGTGACAGGATACAAAAGGTCATGGACATGGTGAAAATCGAACCGGGTCAGCCGATATACCATCCTTTGTTGACCAAATTGATAGAGCAAGTTCAAAAGAAGGTCGAGGGTATAAACTTTGGAGTGCGTAAATTCCTGCTCGAACTTGATAGCGTCTTAGATACACAAAGAAGAGCAATCTACGGCTACAGAGATTACATATTGCAGCACAACGTTGACCATTTCATGGAAGAGGCGATTGAAAACTTTGTAGAATCAAGATTGGAGGAATTCTGTTCAACACCTGAATGGAACAAGGAAGGGCTTAAAGACTCATTTGCCATAATAAAAGACTATGTGAACGTCGATGAAATTATAGAAAAATACGACGACAGAGAAAAGCTCAAGGAAGAACTCATAAATCGCATCAAACAAGCCTATGAATCGAAGAAAAAAGAATTCGGAGAAGAAGATTTTGAACACGTCGCAAAATTCATAGTGTTGAGGATCATAGACGAGAATTGGAGACAATATCTTGAAGAAGTCGAACACGTCAAGGAATCTGTTAGATTAAGAAGTTACGGCCAAAAGGATCCTGTTTTGGAGTTCAAGAAGGAAACTTATGAAATGTTCACAGACATGATGATGCGCAATTACGAGCTGGCCGTTTCTTACCTACTCAACCTCAGGAGAGTTGACAACAAAGCCGAGGAAGAATCGAAAAAAGAGCTCGCAAGGGTTAGCACAATCCATGAAGAGTTCAAACTTATTGAGGAAAGTAAACAAGATAAGTCAGGTAACAGGAAGCCGAAGCTAAAGATTAAGAGAGGATAG
- a CDS encoding cyclic nucleotide-binding domain-containing protein translates to MKVEGVIFRKGEVPKTLFKIISGTIRETRHDTYHDLTKGDYVALVEYLLQIPLEDDVIALEESEIVETNLENEYERIIRSIIALRKIIYETSIDLENLVLDDFNFETENMDEYLNQIEALLTLSGGELPEDKDEAVELIESLEDDKLLTKVNLVKKFVERFPEEQIGGKLLIETAAKVYIVLNDRYVAKALLKKVLLYYSHLLDYSYEAIKTLESIYREEGNIIYRRYAKMARVLEVMLRGNS, encoded by the coding sequence ATGAAGGTCGAGGGAGTAATCTTTAGAAAAGGAGAAGTACCCAAGACACTGTTCAAGATCATTTCAGGTACAATCCGAGAAACAAGACATGATACATATCACGACTTGACGAAAGGCGACTACGTGGCACTTGTTGAGTACTTACTTCAAATCCCTTTGGAGGATGACGTAATAGCCTTAGAAGAATCTGAAATTGTCGAAACAAACTTAGAAAATGAATACGAAAGAATTATCCGAAGTATTATCGCCTTGAGAAAAATCATATACGAGACATCGATAGATTTGGAAAATCTTGTCTTAGATGACTTCAATTTTGAAACGGAAAACATGGATGAATACCTTAATCAAATAGAAGCCCTCTTAACTCTTTCTGGTGGAGAATTGCCTGAAGATAAAGACGAAGCTGTAGAATTGATAGAAAGCCTTGAGGACGACAAATTGCTCACTAAAGTCAATTTGGTGAAGAAATTCGTTGAACGCTTTCCAGAAGAACAAATCGGTGGGAAGCTTCTTATCGAAACAGCTGCAAAGGTTTATATTGTTCTAAACGACAGATACGTTGCCAAAGCCTTGCTGAAAAAGGTTTTGCTCTACTATTCACATCTTCTGGACTACTCTTACGAGGCAATAAAGACGTTGGAGAGCATATATAGAGAAGAAGGTAACATCATATACAGAAGGTACGCCAAAATGGCAAGAGTTTTAGAGGTGATGTTACGTGGAAACTCTTGA
- a CDS encoding 2-oxoacid:acceptor oxidoreductase subunit alpha, with product MPKNPRMVFWQGNEACAYGAIKAGCRFYAGYPITPSSEIAETMAKELPKVGGVFIQMEDEIASAAAIIGASLAGVKSMTATSGPGFSLMQEAIGYAIMTETPTVFVNVMRGGPSTGMPTKPSQGDIMQARWGTHGDHAIIALYPSTVEEVYRYTIKAFNLAEEYRTPVVLLMDEVLGHMYENFMLPPDSEIEIIERLSSRELEEEELFVPFSESEYAENLPPSLVEMGKAHFHVSGLVHDESGFPMATAETAEKLIRRLVNKIKLHIDKIAECEEFMTDDAETVIIAYGSVARSAKEAVLIARKEGIKVGLLRPITIWPIPIEKMRKKLANVQNVLVAEMNLGQYASEVVKLIKPGTKLRLLSRVGGELIAPHEILNELNNMLLEGIDF from the coding sequence ATGCCTAAGAATCCAAGGATGGTGTTTTGGCAAGGAAATGAAGCTTGCGCATATGGTGCGATAAAGGCAGGCTGCCGTTTTTACGCTGGTTATCCAATTACTCCATCCTCTGAGATAGCCGAAACGATGGCAAAAGAACTTCCCAAAGTCGGAGGGGTTTTCATACAAATGGAAGATGAAATAGCGAGTGCCGCTGCGATTATAGGTGCATCGCTTGCGGGAGTAAAGTCTATGACAGCAACAAGTGGACCAGGTTTTAGCCTCATGCAAGAAGCTATAGGTTATGCGATAATGACGGAAACACCGACGGTTTTTGTTAACGTTATGCGCGGAGGGCCATCAACTGGTATGCCCACCAAACCATCCCAAGGTGATATAATGCAAGCAAGGTGGGGAACGCATGGTGATCATGCGATTATAGCGCTTTATCCTTCGACAGTGGAGGAAGTTTACAGGTACACTATTAAAGCTTTCAACTTAGCTGAAGAGTACAGAACACCTGTGGTACTTTTGATGGATGAAGTACTTGGCCATATGTACGAAAACTTTATGCTACCACCAGATAGTGAAATTGAAATAATTGAAAGGCTTTCATCCCGCGAACTTGAGGAAGAAGAACTTTTTGTACCATTTTCTGAAAGTGAGTATGCCGAGAACCTTCCACCTTCACTCGTAGAAATGGGTAAGGCCCACTTCCACGTCTCCGGTTTGGTTCACGATGAATCAGGATTCCCAATGGCCACGGCGGAAACCGCTGAAAAACTCATCAGAAGGCTTGTTAACAAGATTAAGTTACATATCGATAAAATAGCCGAGTGCGAAGAATTCATGACGGACGATGCTGAGACGGTAATAATTGCCTATGGTTCAGTTGCAAGGTCGGCAAAGGAAGCTGTGCTTATAGCAAGGAAGGAAGGAATAAAAGTAGGCTTGCTTAGGCCAATAACAATATGGCCAATTCCTATAGAAAAGATGAGAAAGAAACTCGCGAATGTTCAAAACGTTTTGGTTGCTGAGATGAACTTAGGACAGTACGCCAGTGAAGTTGTAAAACTGATAAAGCCAGGCACGAAATTGAGATTACTCAGCAGGGTTGGCGGTGAGCTCATAGCACCTCATGAAATACTGAACGAACTTAATAACATGCTCCTCGAAGGCATAGATTTCTAA
- a CDS encoding sodium ion-translocating decarboxylase subunit beta — MLEEFLAFIRTMAFSQMTFGNIFMIAIAGVLIYVAVKKDAEPLLLIPIAFGIVLSNIPPLATGILNPPQTFPDGRFIPGGFMYYIKKGLDLGIYPPLIFLGIGALTDFSFMLSYPITIFLGGAAQIGIFITFLLARAFGFTLKQAAAIGIIGGADGPTSIYVSTKFSPELLSIIAIAAYSYIALIPILQPPVSKLLTTRKERLIRMNPPRKVTRTEKIIFSLITTLVTALLVPQSLTLVGPLMFGNLLREVGNVKRLVEAASRYVLDTVTILLCLSVGASARADIFLTPQSLLVFGMGAFAFVSALSSGILFAKFMNLFLKNKVNPLIGAAGVSAVPDSARVAQKLAQEEDPTNFILMHAMSPNVAGVIGSAVAAGVFLAIFK, encoded by the coding sequence ATGCTGGAGGAGTTTCTTGCTTTTATCAGAACAATGGCGTTTTCTCAAATGACATTTGGCAACATCTTCATGATAGCCATTGCTGGTGTTCTGATATACGTTGCCGTTAAAAAAGATGCCGAGCCACTGTTGTTGATACCTATCGCTTTTGGTATCGTTCTTTCCAACATTCCACCACTTGCAACAGGTATCTTGAACCCACCGCAGACGTTTCCAGATGGTCGGTTCATTCCTGGTGGATTTATGTATTACATAAAGAAAGGACTTGACTTAGGGATTTACCCACCATTAATCTTTCTTGGTATCGGTGCGTTGACGGATTTTTCGTTCATGTTATCTTATCCAATTACCATATTCCTCGGTGGAGCAGCTCAGATTGGAATATTCATAACGTTCTTGCTTGCAAGGGCTTTTGGATTTACTTTAAAGCAAGCTGCGGCCATTGGTATCATCGGAGGTGCAGACGGACCAACGTCGATTTATGTTTCCACAAAATTCTCTCCAGAGCTTTTGTCGATAATAGCAATCGCTGCATATTCTTACATCGCGCTTATTCCAATACTCCAACCACCTGTATCTAAGCTTCTGACAACCAGAAAGGAAAGGTTAATCCGAATGAACCCGCCGAGAAAGGTTACCAGAACCGAAAAGATCATCTTTTCGCTGATCACGACACTTGTTACCGCACTTTTGGTTCCACAATCTTTAACGTTGGTTGGACCACTGATGTTTGGTAATCTTCTCAGGGAAGTTGGCAATGTGAAGCGCCTTGTTGAAGCAGCGAGCAGGTACGTACTCGACACTGTGACTATCTTGCTATGCTTGTCTGTTGGAGCTTCGGCAAGGGCCGATATCTTTTTGACACCACAATCTTTACTTGTATTTGGCATGGGAGCGTTCGCATTTGTCTCCGCTCTTTCAAGCGGTATTCTATTTGCCAAGTTCATGAATTTGTTCTTAAAAAACAAGGTCAACCCACTTATTGGTGCTGCGGGAGTTTCTGCAGTTCCTGATTCTGCAAGGGTTGCTCAAAAACTTGCTCAAGAAGAGGATCCAACTAACTTCATACTCATGCACGCTATGTCACCGAATGTTGCCGGGGTCATTGGATCAGCAGTTGCTGCAGGTGTGTTCCTGGCTATTTTCAAGTAA